In one window of Micromonospora cathayae DNA:
- a CDS encoding uridine kinase family protein, with translation MVVAVVEAYAELARRVLDRPARLGRTRLVAVDGPSGAGKSLFADRLADALAVRSDGGRPPVVHTDDLLDGWADQLTFWPRLEEQVLTPVRAGRPGGYRRYSWVRREFLPRTVPVPVTPVLIVEGVSAARRVIRPESTLTVLVTAPTELRTARAVARDGLAILPELRRWHAGERSHFAADDTAAGVDLVVDGAPTLPHDAARYYVRRPA, from the coding sequence GTGGTGGTGGCGGTCGTCGAGGCGTACGCGGAACTGGCCCGCCGGGTGCTGGACCGGCCGGCGCGGCTGGGGCGTACCCGACTGGTGGCGGTCGACGGACCGAGCGGCGCGGGGAAGAGCCTTTTCGCCGACCGCCTCGCGGACGCCCTGGCCGTGCGGTCCGACGGCGGGCGACCACCGGTGGTGCACACCGACGACCTGCTCGACGGGTGGGCCGACCAGCTCACGTTCTGGCCGCGGCTGGAGGAGCAGGTGCTGACGCCGGTACGGGCCGGGCGGCCGGGCGGCTACCGGCGGTACAGCTGGGTGCGGCGGGAGTTCCTGCCCCGGACGGTGCCGGTGCCGGTGACGCCGGTGCTGATCGTGGAGGGGGTGAGCGCGGCCCGCCGCGTGATCCGGCCCGAGTCGACCCTGACCGTGCTGGTCACCGCGCCGACCGAACTGCGGACCGCCCGCGCGGTGGCCCGGGACGGCCTGGCGATCCTGCCCGAGCTGCGCCGCTGGCACGCCGGGGAGCGGTCGCACTTCGCCGCCGACGACACGGCGGCCGGCGTCGACCTGGTGGTGGACGGCGCACCGACGCTGCCGCACGACGCCGCCCGGTACTACGTCCGCCGCCCGGCCTGA
- a CDS encoding cobyric acid synthase produces the protein MSGGLLVAGTTSDAGKSVLTAGICRWLHRRGAKVAPFKAQNMSNNSAVVVGPDGRGGELGRAQAMQAAACGLAPDLRFNPVLLKPGSDLASQVVLLGEAVDTVTAGNFRSLRPRLAATAYAALAELRTEYDVVICEGAGSPAEINLRAGDYVNMGLARHAGLPVIVVGDIDRGGVFASMFGTVALLEPADQALVAGFVVNKFRGDLGLLRPGLDMLHRVTGRPTYGVLPWRLDLWLDAEDSLAYGRVLGRPAAPHGDDWLDVAVVRLPRISNATDVEALATEPGVRVRLTVEPAELAAADLVVLPGSKSTVADLAWLRQTGLADAVATHVAGGKPLLGICGGFQMLGRAVHDDVESRQGSVPGLGLLPIEITFDPRKTVRQSVGTGPGGAEVRGYEIHHGYVSTADPDLPPLLTHADGRGEGARLGAVYGTHWHGTFESDDFRRRFLTEAARQAGRSGFRVAPDTSFAAARERTLDVLGDLVEEHLDTDALWRLIETGPPPGLPFVPPGAPAA, from the coding sequence GTGAGTGGCGGGCTGCTGGTCGCCGGGACCACGTCCGATGCCGGCAAGAGCGTGCTGACCGCCGGGATCTGCCGCTGGCTGCACCGGCGCGGGGCGAAGGTCGCGCCGTTCAAGGCACAGAACATGTCCAACAACTCGGCGGTGGTGGTCGGCCCGGACGGTCGGGGCGGCGAGTTGGGACGGGCCCAGGCGATGCAGGCCGCCGCCTGCGGACTGGCCCCGGACCTGCGGTTCAACCCGGTGCTGCTGAAGCCCGGCAGCGACCTGGCCAGTCAGGTGGTGCTCCTCGGCGAGGCAGTCGACACGGTCACCGCCGGCAACTTCCGCAGCCTGCGTCCCCGGCTCGCGGCGACCGCGTACGCCGCCCTCGCGGAACTGCGTACCGAGTACGACGTGGTGATCTGCGAGGGTGCCGGCAGCCCGGCCGAGATCAACCTGCGGGCCGGCGACTACGTGAACATGGGGCTGGCCCGGCACGCCGGGCTGCCGGTGATCGTGGTGGGGGACATCGACCGGGGCGGGGTGTTCGCCTCGATGTTCGGCACCGTCGCCCTGCTGGAACCGGCCGACCAGGCGCTCGTCGCCGGCTTCGTGGTCAACAAGTTCCGGGGTGACCTCGGGCTGCTCCGGCCGGGGCTGGACATGCTCCACCGGGTCACCGGTCGTCCCACGTACGGGGTGCTGCCCTGGCGGCTCGACCTGTGGCTGGACGCCGAGGACTCGCTCGCCTACGGTCGGGTGCTCGGTCGGCCCGCCGCCCCCCACGGCGACGACTGGCTGGACGTGGCCGTGGTCCGGCTGCCCCGGATCTCCAACGCCACCGACGTCGAGGCCCTCGCCACCGAACCCGGCGTACGGGTACGCCTCACCGTGGAGCCGGCCGAACTCGCCGCCGCCGACCTGGTCGTGCTGCCCGGCTCGAAGTCCACCGTGGCCGACCTGGCCTGGCTGCGGCAGACCGGGCTGGCCGACGCGGTCGCGACCCACGTGGCGGGAGGAAAGCCGCTGCTGGGCATCTGCGGGGGCTTCCAGATGCTCGGCCGGGCCGTGCACGACGACGTGGAGAGCCGGCAGGGCAGCGTGCCCGGCCTCGGGCTGCTGCCGATCGAGATCACGTTCGACCCGCGCAAGACCGTCCGCCAGTCGGTCGGCACCGGGCCCGGCGGGGCCGAGGTACGCGGCTACGAGATCCACCACGGGTACGTGTCGACGGCCGACCCCGACCTGCCGCCGCTGCTCACCCACGCCGACGGTCGGGGCGAGGGGGCCCGGCTCGGCGCGGTGTACGGCACCCACTGGCACGGGACGTTCGAGTCCGACGACTTCCGCCGTCGCTTCCTGACCGAGGCGGCCCGACAGGCCGGCCGGTCCGGCTTCCGGGTCGCCCCGGACACCTCGTTCGCCGCCGCCCGGGAACGCACCCTGGACGTACTCGGCGATCTGGTCGAGGAGCACCTGGACACCGATGCCCTGTGGCGACTGATCGAGACCGGCCCGCCACCCGGCCTGCCCTTCGTCCCACCCGGTGCCCCCGCCGCCTGA
- a CDS encoding rhodanese-like domain-containing protein codes for MSPGVDALLEQARAGVRRLTPHETVQAAGRGALVVDTRTAEQRREQGELPGVVVIDRTVLEWRLDPASAWCVPEATGYDLEVVVVCRQGYASSLAAASLRALGLHRATDMVGGVEGWLAAGLPLSDRPADVRH; via the coding sequence ATGAGTCCCGGTGTCGACGCCCTGCTCGAACAGGCGCGGGCCGGAGTGCGTCGGTTGACCCCGCACGAGACGGTCCAGGCCGCCGGTCGTGGTGCGCTCGTCGTCGACACCCGTACCGCTGAGCAACGGCGGGAGCAGGGCGAACTACCCGGCGTCGTGGTGATCGACCGGACCGTGCTGGAGTGGCGGCTGGACCCGGCCAGCGCCTGGTGCGTACCCGAGGCCACCGGGTACGACCTGGAGGTGGTCGTGGTGTGCCGGCAGGGCTACGCGTCCAGCCTGGCGGCGGCGAGCCTACGGGCGCTGGGGCTGCACCGGGCGACGGACATGGTCGGCGGGGTCGAGGGGTGGCTGGCGGCGGGGCTGCCGTTGTCCGACCGCCCCGCCGACGTCCGCCACTGA